The following are encoded in a window of Aerococcus sanguinicola genomic DNA:
- a CDS encoding ParA family protein yields the protein MGKVIAVANQKGGVGKTTTTVNLAACLAYNDKKVLLIDSDAQGNASSGLGINKAEVEEDIYDVLINGKDLADVTLPSSRENVDVVPATLQLAGAEVELTNVPHREQRMKEAIAAVRDQYDYIFIDCPPSLGHLTLNAFTAADSVLIPVQSEYYALEGLSQLLNTIQLVQKHFNPHLKLEGVLMTMYDARTNLSNEVVQEVRKYFGDKVYDTLIPRNVRLSEAPSYGLAIIDYDKRSRGAEVYLELAKEVLANDD from the coding sequence ATGGGAAAGGTAATTGCGGTTGCCAATCAGAAAGGTGGCGTTGGTAAGACCACCACGACAGTGAACCTGGCGGCCTGCCTGGCTTACAATGATAAGAAGGTTCTCTTGATCGATAGCGATGCCCAAGGGAATGCCAGCAGCGGCCTAGGGATCAACAAGGCAGAGGTCGAAGAGGATATCTACGATGTGCTCATTAATGGCAAGGACTTGGCAGATGTGACCCTGCCTTCTTCCCGGGAGAATGTGGATGTTGTCCCAGCGACCCTGCAATTGGCGGGGGCTGAGGTGGAATTGACCAATGTCCCCCACCGCGAGCAGCGGATGAAGGAGGCTATTGCAGCGGTTCGCGACCAGTATGACTATATCTTTATCGATTGCCCGCCTTCCCTGGGCCATCTGACCCTCAATGCCTTCACCGCAGCGGATTCCGTCCTCATTCCTGTACAGAGTGAGTACTATGCCTTGGAGGGGCTGAGCCAGTTGCTTAACACTATTCAACTGGTTCAGAAACACTTCAATCCGCACTTGAAGCTGGAAGGGGTCTTGATGACCATGTATGACGCGCGGACCAATCTCAGCAATGAAGTGGTCCAAGAGGTGCGCAAGTACTTCGGCGACAAGGTCTATGACACTCTGATTCCGCGCAATGTCCGTTTATCCGAAGCCCCTTCTTATGGCCTAGCCATTATCGACTATGACAAGCGATCGCGGGGTGCGGAAGTCTATCTTGAATTAGCAAAGGAAGTGCTGGCAAATGACGACTAA
- a CDS encoding ParB/RepB/Spo0J family partition protein codes for MTTKNRGLGKGIGAFFSDESNPFEKDYIGSDSQGPAQAPLDPDHEQVVEVALDEIRPNPYQPRLNFSEKALQELADSIAEQGLLQPIILRKSAIKGYEIIAGERRYRATKLNGAETIPAIVREMTDAQMIETAIIENLQREDLTPLEEAQAYQNLIDSLSLTQAEAAKRLGKSRSYIANYLRLLDLTPEVKELVQDGDLSMGQARTLLALKNPKDQTRLAKKVVNEGMTVRQLEKMVQSLNEPVEAQKSQKVQAPQKPTYIRESEDLLMDKFGTNVQIQSKGDHGKIEIEYLSEEDLTRILDLLNIRLDD; via the coding sequence ATGACGACTAAGAACCGTGGTTTAGGTAAAGGGATCGGCGCTTTCTTCTCCGATGAAAGCAATCCTTTTGAAAAAGATTATATCGGAAGCGACAGCCAGGGTCCTGCCCAGGCGCCGCTTGATCCTGATCATGAGCAGGTGGTAGAGGTTGCCCTTGATGAGATCCGCCCCAACCCTTACCAGCCGCGGCTCAATTTCTCAGAGAAGGCCCTGCAAGAGTTGGCGGATTCCATTGCGGAGCAGGGGCTCCTCCAGCCTATTATCCTCCGCAAGTCGGCTATTAAGGGTTATGAGATTATTGCAGGGGAGCGCCGTTACCGGGCGACCAAGCTGAATGGGGCAGAGACCATTCCCGCCATTGTGCGCGAGATGACCGATGCCCAAATGATCGAAACTGCGATCATTGAGAACTTGCAGCGGGAAGACCTAACGCCCCTAGAAGAGGCCCAGGCCTATCAGAATTTAATTGATAGCTTGTCTCTGACCCAGGCTGAAGCGGCCAAGCGTTTGGGTAAGAGCCGGTCTTATATTGCCAACTACCTCCGCCTTTTGGATCTGACACCGGAAGTGAAGGAATTGGTCCAAGACGGCGACTTGTCCATGGGCCAGGCCCGGACGCTTTTGGCCTTGAAGAACCCTAAAGACCAGACCCGACTAGCCAAGAAGGTGGTCAATGAGGGGATGACGGTCCGCCAATTGGAGAAGATGGTCCAGAGCCTGAATGAACCCGTCGAAGCTCAGAAGAGTCAGAAGGTCCAAGCGCCGCAGAAACCGACCTATATCCGTGAGAGTGAAGACCTCTTGATGGACAAGTTCGGGACCAATGTGCAGATCCAGAGCAAGGGGGACCACGGCAAGATCGAGATTGAATACTTGTCCGAGGAAGACCTGACCCGGATCTTAGATTTATTGAATATTCGCCTAGATGATTAA
- a CDS encoding HAD family hydrolase, with protein MTVKLLAIDMDETLLRSDKTYDAAAFLEIVQDLQKRGVVVCIASGNSLSKLEYYLSGSLQDLVYLAGENGNVIEKDGQRIEEKVIALDDLLALDREVHANPYYSSLVSAGDRFYSTRLLEENEANIRIYCPDIISLSSYAELEDLGHHPVKLAVNSFEGLAANKEFVTQMNAKFPRITGVTSATMWMDFINADGGKGSAVRYLQDKYQIQPEETMAFGDSLNDASMMGEVGYSVAMSNADPDLKSLCRYEIGSNNEGAVLQVLNRYLEAGNLDFMEEFVRSAD; from the coding sequence ATGACAGTTAAATTACTTGCTATTGATATGGATGAGACCCTCTTGCGGTCGGATAAGACCTATGATGCGGCAGCCTTCTTGGAAATTGTCCAAGACTTACAAAAACGCGGTGTGGTCGTCTGCATCGCCAGTGGCAATAGCCTATCCAAGTTGGAATACTACCTGTCCGGGTCTCTGCAAGACTTAGTTTACTTGGCCGGTGAGAATGGCAATGTCATCGAAAAGGACGGCCAGCGGATTGAAGAGAAGGTGATTGCCCTCGATGACTTACTAGCCCTGGACCGAGAAGTCCACGCCAACCCTTACTATAGTTCCCTGGTCAGTGCCGGTGACCGCTTCTATTCCACCCGCCTATTGGAAGAGAATGAGGCCAATATCCGCATCTACTGTCCAGACATTATCTCCTTGTCTTCCTATGCTGAACTTGAAGATTTGGGCCACCATCCGGTCAAATTAGCTGTGAATTCTTTTGAAGGACTAGCTGCCAATAAGGAATTTGTGACTCAAATGAACGCCAAATTCCCTCGTATCACAGGGGTAACTTCCGCGACCATGTGGATGGACTTTATCAATGCGGATGGCGGCAAGGGGTCGGCTGTGCGCTACTTGCAAGATAAGTATCAGATTCAACCAGAAGAGACTATGGCCTTCGGGGATAGCCTGAATGATGCTTCTATGATGGGAGAAGTGGGCTATTCGGTTGCCATGTCCAACGCCGACCCCGACCTCAAGTCCCTCTGCCGCTACGAAATCGGCAGCAATAACGAAGGGGCTGTGCTCCAAGTCCTCAACCGCTATTTGGAAGCAGGGAATTTGGACTTTATGGAAGAATTTGTGCGGTCAGCTGACTAG
- the rsmG gene encoding 16S rRNA (guanine(527)-N(7))-methyltransferase RsmG: MNPEQFQKQVQDAGLSLTDQQMAQFARYYELLVEWNEKMNLTAITDRDEVYLKHFYDSLTLAFHVDLSRPLTLVDVGAGAGFPSIPLKIAFPELQVTIVDSLKKRIGFLDTVIDELGLDQVQAIHDRAETFGQNKAHRAHYDLATARAVARLSVLAEFCLPLVKKDGLFVAMKGAQAEDELADAKKAIATLGGKFLEDIAFELPENAGERHIIRIAKKKESPNKYPRKPGTPAKKPIQ, from the coding sequence ATGAATCCCGAACAATTCCAAAAACAAGTCCAAGACGCAGGTCTCTCACTGACCGACCAACAAATGGCCCAATTCGCCCGTTACTATGAACTCTTGGTCGAATGGAACGAGAAGATGAATCTCACTGCCATTACCGACCGCGATGAGGTCTACCTCAAGCACTTCTACGATTCCCTGACCCTGGCCTTCCACGTTGACCTCAGCCGTCCGCTGACCCTAGTGGACGTCGGAGCAGGCGCAGGCTTCCCAAGTATCCCGCTCAAGATTGCCTTCCCAGAGCTCCAGGTCACGATCGTGGACAGCCTCAAAAAACGGATTGGCTTCCTGGATACGGTCATTGACGAACTCGGCTTAGACCAGGTTCAAGCCATCCACGACCGGGCCGAAACATTCGGTCAGAACAAGGCCCACCGTGCCCACTATGACCTAGCCACCGCCCGCGCCGTGGCTCGGCTCTCTGTCCTCGCCGAATTCTGCCTCCCCCTAGTCAAAAAAGACGGCCTCTTCGTTGCCATGAAGGGGGCCCAGGCAGAAGACGAACTCGCGGACGCCAAGAAAGCCATCGCCACCCTCGGCGGAAAATTCCTAGAAGACATCGCCTTCGAACTCCCCGAAAACGCCGGCGAACGCCACATCATCCGCATCGCCAAGAAAAAAGAAAGCCCCAACAAATACCCCAGAAAACCCGGCACCCCAGCCAAAAAACCAATTCAGTAA
- a CDS encoding VOC family protein, with the protein MTRQVTESATKVRTRAVAINALDPKILANFYQETIGLSQIEVKDEVYYLGTADGQVLLEIYPTDERKKDYTGLYHMAFLLPSRKDLANNFKHLLQVKAPLDGASNHGYSEALYLQDPEDNGIEIYADKDRSEWDINESGAIAGIVEPIAAEEVLALAEAGDYQGMPNGTIMGHIHLHVHDIEETLNFYYDVMGLGVKFLMGKSALFMATGDYHHHLGANVWRKDIDPQADYTSQGLRESIWQGSQDDLDWVEDQLQAKAIDYDKDGSSLIFHDPAQTQIRLVLA; encoded by the coding sequence ATGACAAGACAGGTGACTGAATCAGCGACTAAAGTAAGGACGCGAGCGGTGGCGATCAATGCCCTGGACCCCAAGATTTTAGCGAATTTCTACCAAGAAACAATTGGTCTCAGCCAAATTGAGGTCAAGGATGAGGTGTATTACTTAGGGACAGCGGATGGTCAGGTCCTTCTCGAGATCTATCCGACTGATGAGCGTAAGAAGGACTATACGGGTCTCTACCATATGGCCTTCCTCCTGCCCAGCCGCAAGGACCTAGCCAATAACTTCAAGCACCTCCTCCAGGTCAAAGCGCCCCTGGATGGTGCTTCCAACCACGGCTACAGCGAGGCCCTCTACCTCCAGGACCCTGAGGATAATGGAATTGAAATCTATGCTGACAAGGACCGATCTGAATGGGATATCAATGAATCAGGGGCTATCGCTGGGATCGTTGAGCCTATAGCGGCAGAGGAAGTCCTCGCCCTGGCTGAAGCAGGCGACTACCAGGGCATGCCGAACGGAACCATCATGGGCCACATCCATCTCCACGTCCATGATATCGAAGAAACCCTTAACTTCTACTATGACGTGATGGGCCTCGGCGTCAAATTCCTCATGGGCAAGTCCGCCCTCTTCATGGCGACCGGTGACTACCACCACCACCTTGGGGCCAATGTTTGGCGCAAGGACATCGACCCACAGGCAGACTACACCAGCCAGGGTCTCCGCGAAAGCATCTGGCAGGGGAGCCAAGACGACCTGGACTGGGTGGAAGACCAACTCCAAGCCAAGGCGATCGACTATGACAAAGACGGCTCCAGCCTCATCTTCCACGACCCCGCCCAAACCCAAATTCGCTTAGTGTTAGCATAA
- a CDS encoding DUF951 domain-containing protein — protein sequence MVDKNYALHDVVEMKKPHPCKTNAWKIIRMGMDIRMKCQGCGQSVMMPRREFEKKMKKVLEKAENE from the coding sequence ATGGTAGACAAGAATTATGCGCTCCATGACGTGGTCGAGATGAAGAAGCCCCACCCTTGTAAGACCAATGCCTGGAAGATTATCCGCATGGGGATGGATATCCGGATGAAGTGCCAGGGATGTGGCCAGTCTGTGATGATGCCACGGCGCGAATTTGAAAAGAAAATGAAAAAAGTCCTTGAAAAAGCAGAAAATGAATAG
- the mnmG gene encoding tRNA uridine-5-carboxymethylaminomethyl(34) synthesis enzyme MnmG — MVEQFAAGDYDVIVVGAGHAGCEAALATSRMGQKTLLITISIDMVAFMPCNPSIGGPAKGVVVREIDALGGEMGVNIDKTYIQMRMLNVGKGPAVRALRAQADKEAYARTMRQTVEAQENLDLRQGIVSDLVVEEGQCRGVITETGAVFRSQAVILTVGTAARGEIIIGDLKYSSGPNNSQAATELTKNLAEKYGFDIVRFKTGTPPRVAKDSVDYDQTSIQPGDETPHHFSFLSDDEDYLPADEQIPCWLTYTNEGTHEIIRENLDRAPMFTGIVDGVGARYCPSIEDKIVRFADKDKHQLFLEPEGRYTNEIYVQGLSTSMPEEVQEAMIHSIKGLEKARIMRDGYAIEYDVVRPNQLKMTFETKHIDNLYTAGQTNGTSGYEEAAGQGLYAGINAALKIQGKDPFIIGRDEAYIGVMVDDLVTKGTTEPYRLLTSRAEYRLLLRHDNADLRLTEYGRQLGLVTDERYQRYLFEQNAVMSELNRLQTTRLKPTAELQAYLEDKGSSRLKDGILAADLLKRPELKITDILKFAPSDTDYPHEVWDQVEIQVKYAGYIEKAQRNVDKLHRMESKVIPEDIDWDAIEGIATEARQRLAEIGPRTLAQASRVSGVNPADISILAVYLQSGKVKRRV; from the coding sequence ATGGTAGAACAATTTGCAGCTGGAGACTATGATGTCATTGTTGTTGGTGCTGGCCATGCAGGCTGTGAGGCGGCGCTAGCGACATCTCGGATGGGACAAAAGACCCTCCTTATCACGATTTCTATCGATATGGTGGCCTTCATGCCTTGTAACCCCTCGATCGGTGGGCCGGCTAAGGGAGTTGTCGTCCGCGAAATCGATGCCCTCGGTGGTGAAATGGGGGTCAATATCGATAAGACCTACATCCAAATGCGGATGCTCAATGTGGGCAAGGGGCCGGCTGTGCGTGCCCTTCGCGCCCAAGCCGACAAGGAAGCCTATGCCCGGACCATGCGCCAAACCGTCGAAGCCCAAGAAAACTTAGACTTGCGCCAAGGCATTGTCAGTGACTTAGTTGTTGAAGAAGGCCAGTGTCGGGGCGTCATCACGGAAACTGGAGCGGTCTTCCGTAGCCAGGCCGTTATTCTAACCGTTGGGACAGCTGCCCGGGGTGAAATTATTATCGGCGACCTGAAATATTCTTCTGGTCCCAATAACTCCCAGGCAGCCACTGAACTGACCAAGAACCTAGCTGAGAAATATGGCTTTGACATTGTCCGCTTTAAGACCGGGACTCCACCCCGTGTGGCCAAGGATAGTGTCGACTATGACCAAACCAGCATCCAACCTGGGGACGAAACGCCCCACCACTTCAGCTTCCTCTCTGATGACGAAGACTACCTACCCGCTGACGAGCAGATTCCATGCTGGTTGACCTATACCAATGAAGGTACCCATGAGATTATCCGCGAAAATTTAGACCGGGCGCCTATGTTCACGGGGATTGTGGACGGGGTCGGTGCTCGTTATTGCCCATCCATTGAAGACAAGATTGTGCGCTTTGCCGACAAGGACAAGCACCAACTCTTCTTGGAACCGGAAGGCCGCTATACCAATGAAATCTATGTTCAAGGCCTGTCCACCTCCATGCCTGAAGAAGTCCAAGAAGCTATGATCCACTCCATCAAGGGCTTGGAAAAGGCCCGCATTATGCGTGATGGCTACGCTATCGAATATGATGTGGTTCGACCTAACCAATTGAAGATGACTTTTGAAACCAAGCATATTGACAACCTCTATACAGCTGGCCAGACTAATGGGACCTCGGGCTATGAAGAAGCAGCTGGCCAAGGTCTCTATGCAGGGATTAATGCGGCCTTGAAGATCCAGGGCAAGGACCCCTTCATTATTGGTCGTGACGAAGCTTATATCGGCGTCATGGTGGATGACCTGGTCACCAAGGGGACGACGGAACCCTACCGCCTCCTCACTTCCCGGGCCGAATACCGGCTCCTCCTCCGCCACGACAATGCCGACCTGCGCCTGACCGAATACGGCCGCCAGCTCGGCCTGGTAACGGACGAGCGCTACCAACGCTATCTCTTCGAACAAAATGCCGTCATGTCCGAGCTCAACCGCCTACAAACGACCCGGCTCAAGCCAACTGCTGAGCTCCAAGCTTACCTAGAGGACAAGGGGTCTTCCCGCTTGAAGGACGGCATCCTGGCCGCTGACCTCCTCAAACGCCCCGAACTCAAGATTACTGATATCTTGAAATTCGCCCCATCCGACACCGACTACCCCCACGAAGTCTGGGACCAAGTCGAAATCCAAGTCAAATACGCCGGCTACATCGAAAAAGCCCAGCGCAACGTTGACAAACTCCACCGGATGGAATCCAAGGTCATCCCTGAAGACATCGATTGGGATGCTATTGAAGGTATCGCCACCGAAGCCCGCCAACGCCTCGCCGAAATCGGCCCTCGCACCCTGGCCCAAGCCAGCCGCGTCTCCGGCGTCAACCCCGCCGACATCTCTATCCTTGCTGTCTACTTACAATCAGGGAAAGTTAAGAGGAGGGTGTAG
- a CDS encoding MFS transporter yields the protein MTRSLRGNDQAMPWPVILLMSVITLLAIISELLPAGLLREMGESLSADYSMVGQFVGAYALTAALGAIPVTRLVTKVNRRPLLIAVVLGFGLGNLLTAISPYFWLVMGARLIGGVCAGLMWSMLAAYTLQMVPAAHAGRAVTLVFSGSTIGLSLGVPLMTYIGQAMHWRLAFGMVALGFFIVAALGYKLLPSVPGQSSAHLISPKDMVKNRNVMMVVVLTFLFVCAHYTSYVYIQMIAERLGMGLQAMQIVFGLGAICAVVAVARLIDDHLKSIMLTVFIIGIIAMAIFIWGASSLWLGFIGMFLWGLSFGPISTLMQTATTRQTSEGQDIAISLQTTSFDLSIMIASGVGAFLLKSFGLSATLLFAIFMFVLGLALVVTHPKNFE from the coding sequence ATGACGAGAAGTTTACGGGGAAATGACCAAGCCATGCCCTGGCCGGTGATTCTCCTGATGAGTGTGATTACATTATTAGCGATTATTTCTGAACTGCTGCCTGCGGGTTTGTTGCGGGAGATGGGTGAGAGCCTGTCAGCGGATTATTCCATGGTGGGTCAGTTCGTGGGGGCCTATGCCTTGACAGCCGCCTTGGGAGCGATTCCCGTGACCCGGCTAGTGACCAAGGTCAACCGCCGTCCCCTCTTGATCGCGGTAGTCTTAGGCTTTGGCCTGGGAAATTTACTGACGGCCATCTCGCCTTACTTCTGGTTGGTTATGGGGGCCCGCTTGATCGGTGGGGTCTGTGCCGGCTTGATGTGGTCCATGTTGGCGGCCTACACCCTGCAGATGGTGCCGGCTGCCCATGCTGGTCGGGCGGTAACCCTGGTCTTCTCAGGTTCAACGATTGGCCTGAGCCTGGGCGTGCCCTTGATGACTTACATCGGCCAGGCCATGCACTGGCGGCTGGCCTTTGGGATGGTGGCGCTAGGTTTCTTCATCGTCGCCGCTCTGGGTTATAAGCTCCTGCCCTCAGTCCCTGGCCAATCCAGCGCTCACTTGATCAGCCCCAAGGATATGGTGAAGAACCGCAATGTGATGATGGTCGTTGTCCTCACCTTCCTCTTCGTCTGCGCCCACTACACCAGCTATGTCTACATTCAAATGATTGCTGAACGCTTGGGCATGGGCCTTCAAGCCATGCAGATTGTCTTTGGACTCGGAGCTATCTGTGCGGTGGTTGCGGTGGCCCGTCTCATCGACGACCATCTCAAGTCCATTATGCTGACGGTTTTTATCATCGGAATTATCGCTATGGCCATCTTCATCTGGGGCGCTTCCTCGCTCTGGTTGGGCTTCATCGGTATGTTCCTCTGGGGGCTCAGCTTCGGTCCGATTTCGACTTTGATGCAGACAGCCACCACCCGGCAAACCTCAGAAGGCCAAGACATTGCCATCTCTCTGCAGACGACTAGTTTCGACCTGTCGATTATGATTGCTAGTGGGGTGGGGGCCTTCCTCTTGAAGTCATTTGGCCTGTCCGCGACCCTGCTCTTTGCCATCTTTATGTTCGTCCTGGGCCTTGCCCTAGTGGTGACCCATCCTAAGAATTTTGAATAA
- a CDS encoding DeoR/GlpR family DNA-binding transcription regulator produces MLQAERHKKILELLASQQVVKTSELSDYFNLSRQTIHNDIDVMESKGLLQKVHGGAVSNKVAIEPEAHQRKQHFPKEKDAIARQAAQFVKEGETLFIDMGTTTAAMVPYLSAFNQLTIITNNVQVAIDLREKAAFTVILLGGNLRAKEMSTSGPDTVLALKKYYADRCFLGASGVSADQGFTDYHLDENQVRRQMIANAEHNYVLCDHSKLNQHTLEQFAPLSAIETLIVDACPDANLKKVLLDQGLNLIETSPEVSP; encoded by the coding sequence ATGCTCCAAGCTGAACGCCACAAAAAGATTCTTGAACTATTGGCTAGCCAGCAGGTGGTCAAAACTTCTGAATTGAGTGATTACTTTAATTTATCTAGACAAACCATCCATAATGATATTGACGTGATGGAAAGCAAGGGACTCTTGCAGAAGGTTCACGGTGGAGCAGTCTCCAACAAGGTTGCCATCGAACCGGAAGCCCACCAGCGTAAGCAACACTTTCCTAAAGAAAAGGATGCTATCGCTCGTCAAGCTGCCCAATTCGTGAAGGAAGGGGAGACCCTTTTTATTGATATGGGGACCACCACTGCCGCCATGGTTCCTTATCTTTCAGCCTTCAACCAATTAACCATTATCACCAATAATGTCCAAGTTGCTATCGATTTAAGGGAGAAGGCTGCCTTTACTGTGATCCTACTGGGCGGTAATTTAAGGGCCAAGGAAATGTCGACTTCCGGTCCAGACACTGTCCTGGCCTTAAAGAAGTATTATGCAGACCGGTGTTTCTTGGGGGCGAGCGGCGTCTCAGCTGACCAGGGTTTTACCGACTACCATCTCGATGAGAACCAGGTCCGCCGGCAGATGATTGCCAATGCGGAACATAATTACGTCCTCTGCGACCATTCCAAGTTAAACCAGCATACCCTCGAACAGTTCGCCCCTCTGTCAGCGATTGAGACCCTGATTGTAGACGCTTGCCCAGATGCTAATTTGAAGAAGGTTCTTCTCGACCAAGGCCTAAATCTTATTGAAACTAGCCCAGAGGTCAGCCCTTAA
- the mnmE gene encoding tRNA uridine-5-carboxymethylaminomethyl(34) synthesis GTPase MnmE, with product MFTEAFDTIAAISTAPGEGAIGIVRLSGTEAVEIADKIYRMGKKHLVDQDSHTIHYGHIVDPKTDEEIDEVMVSVMRSPRTFTREDIVEINCHGGMLATQRILELALREGCTMAEPGEFTKRAFLNGRIDLTQAEAVMDVIRAKTDRSMQQAVNHLDGHLSSIIKDLRQDILNTLAQVEVNIDYPEYDDVEEMTLSLLAEKTAQVKEGIQSLLATSKQGKILRDGLNTAIIGRPNVGKSSLLNTLLREDKAIVTDIEGTTRDTIEEYVNVRGVPLKLIDTAGIRETDDQVEKIGVERSRQALEQADLVLLLLNQSEPLTDMDRELLELTSGSQRIIIFNKTDLPQKLDRTELATYLGDDPVIETSMVERSGLDRLEEDIADLFFSGQTGERDATYVTNSRHIDLLQKADQALDDVEAGIAAGMPVDLIQIDFTRAWDLLGEITGESAPDELITQLFTQFCLGK from the coding sequence ATGTTTACGGAAGCTTTTGATACGATTGCTGCGATTTCGACGGCGCCTGGTGAAGGGGCGATTGGGATTGTGCGCCTGTCAGGGACGGAAGCGGTTGAGATTGCGGATAAGATTTATCGGATGGGGAAGAAGCACTTGGTGGACCAAGATAGTCACACCATCCACTACGGGCATATTGTGGACCCCAAAACGGACGAGGAAATTGATGAAGTTATGGTGAGCGTGATGCGGTCGCCGCGGACCTTTACCCGGGAAGATATTGTGGAGATTAACTGCCATGGGGGAATGCTGGCGACCCAGCGGATCTTGGAATTGGCCCTGCGCGAGGGCTGCACCATGGCGGAACCGGGGGAATTCACCAAGCGGGCCTTCCTGAACGGGCGGATTGACTTGACCCAGGCGGAAGCCGTGATGGATGTGATCCGGGCTAAGACTGACCGGTCCATGCAGCAGGCGGTCAACCACTTGGACGGCCACTTGTCTTCCATTATCAAGGACCTGCGCCAGGACATCCTCAATACCCTGGCCCAGGTCGAGGTGAACATTGATTACCCGGAATATGATGATGTGGAAGAGATGACCCTCTCCTTGCTCGCTGAGAAGACAGCCCAAGTTAAGGAAGGCATCCAGTCCCTACTAGCCACCTCCAAGCAAGGGAAGATCCTGCGTGATGGTCTGAATACCGCTATTATCGGCCGCCCTAATGTGGGCAAGTCCAGCTTGCTCAATACCTTGCTTAGAGAAGACAAGGCCATCGTGACCGATATCGAAGGGACCACCCGCGACACCATTGAAGAATATGTCAATGTCCGCGGCGTGCCCTTGAAACTGATCGATACGGCCGGGATCCGGGAAACCGATGACCAGGTGGAAAAAATCGGCGTGGAACGGTCCCGCCAAGCCTTAGAACAAGCGGACCTGGTCCTTCTTTTGCTCAACCAGAGCGAGCCTTTGACCGATATGGACCGGGAATTATTGGAACTAACGTCAGGGAGCCAGCGGATTATCATCTTCAATAAGACCGACCTCCCCCAAAAACTTGATCGGACCGAATTAGCGACCTACTTAGGCGATGATCCCGTGATCGAAACGTCGATGGTCGAACGGAGTGGCTTGGATCGCCTAGAAGAAGACATTGCAGACCTCTTCTTTAGCGGGCAGACGGGCGAACGGGATGCCACTTATGTGACTAATTCCCGCCACATCGACCTCTTGCAGAAGGCCGACCAAGCCCTGGATGATGTGGAAGCGGGAATTGCAGCCGGCATGCCGGTAGACCTCATCCAGATCGACTTTACCCGGGCTTGGGACTTGCTGGGTGAAATTACCGGCGAGAGCGCTCCTGATGAACTGATTACCCAACTCTTTACCCAATTCTGTTTGGGCAAGTAA
- a CDS encoding DsrE family protein encodes MKRVVFHVHEMKAWPTLFTYLEKAYEVSPDLKAVVVANGAAVRLADREELLDQAKPWLDRGVTFELSKPSLEREGIDEDRVAQVGLAVALDGVAALIDYQHDRYAYIRV; translated from the coding sequence ATGAAACGTGTGGTATTCCATGTCCATGAAATGAAAGCATGGCCAACCTTATTTACGTATTTAGAAAAAGCCTATGAAGTAAGCCCTGACCTTAAAGCGGTAGTTGTTGCCAATGGGGCAGCTGTCCGTCTGGCTGACCGTGAGGAGCTCCTCGACCAGGCCAAGCCTTGGTTAGACCGCGGAGTGACCTTCGAACTCTCCAAACCCAGCCTAGAGCGGGAGGGCATTGACGAAGACCGAGTGGCCCAAGTCGGCCTAGCTGTCGCTCTGGATGGGGTAGCAGCCCTGATTGACTACCAACACGACCGCTATGCCTACATTAGAGTCTAG